GCTCTGCTCAGTAATCACTTTCATTTACTTCTCCGCTGCAACAATATTGAACTATCCCGTTTCATGAGACGGCTTTTAACCGGGTATGCGATAGATTTTAATCGCCGTCACAGGAGAAGTGGGCATCTTTTCCAGAACAGGTACAAATCGATTGTTTGTGAAGAGGATTCCTACCTTCTTGAATTGGTTCGATACATTCATCTCAATCCATTCAGGGCAAAAATGGTATCGGACATGGAAACCCTTGAGATTTACCCATGGTGTGGGCATGGTGTTTTACTGGGGAAAGAAAGTCTTACCGGACAGTCTGTCGATGAATTATTGTTCCTGTTTGGTAAGGAAGAAGCAATTGCCCGCAATAACTATCGGCAGTTTGTCGCTGATGGTGTTATTCAGGGTAATCGCCCCGAACTGGTAGGCGGGGGTTTAAGGAGAAGTCAGCAGGCTTCCGGAACAC
Above is a genomic segment from Desulfobulbaceae bacterium containing:
- a CDS encoding transposase, which produces ALLSNHFHLLLRCNNIELSRFMRRLLTGYAIDFNRRHRRSGHLFQNRYKSIVCEEDSYLLELVRYIHLNPFRAKMVSDMETLEIYPWCGHGVLLGKESLTGQSVDELLFLFGKEEAIARNNYRQFVADGVIQGNRPELVGGGLRRSQQASGTQDEIELFDERVLGSGSFVESLQQNETLKGILPGKMTLSEIQQVVGTLFNVDPEAILIRTRLNSVSEARVVFCYIAVRMTGEKGTDVGRFLGISPSGVSRAVIRGEHLILAHKPLKVKMQNLKEEIGALTGRRLKNKKRGRPVGWRKEIF